The Clupea harengus chromosome 6, Ch_v2.0.2, whole genome shotgun sequence genome contains a region encoding:
- the scg3 gene encoding secretogranin-3 isoform X1 — protein MASKSLWILVLIQFFALTVHQLSAFPTPASADDKTVHNRQLTDERPVQEQIAEADSIKKSDTTAPETKLAEELSDTASNSDDFALLKSLAEKSKQAENETPKSGKGDQFVPDEADSTKNRRLSDDYDSTKIGRDYKYQDDPESFRQLDGTPLTAEDIVQKIANKIYEEDDRGVFDRIVSKLLKLGLITDSQADTLEYEVAEALQDLITKNAKDNEIEEPDLSMDYPISRGDDVDGTPEDNMEETDRLPSRRYEEDEEPENVDQETDEAADTAWDAASEGNDRNELSPVDSLQDLQYFPNFYRLLKSLDSEQDAQERETLITIMKTLIDFVKMMVKYGTITPEEGVSYLENLDAMIALQTKNKLGKTLGIPVLTPPTGKLTDEDDNTKAEAAKMQKEYELLKDSTKEMQAATETSHPRKSETYLEAIRKNIEWLKKHNKDANKEDYDLSKLRDFMDQQVDTYIDKGILEKEEGEVIKRIYGSM, from the exons ATAAAACTGTCCACAACAGACAGTTGACTGATGAGAGACCTGTTCaagaacag ATTGCTGAAGCTGACAGTATTAAAAAGTCAGACACAACCG CTCCAGAAACAAAGCTAGCTGAGGAGTTGAGCGACACGGCGAGCAACTCTGATGACTTCGCTCTCTTGAAGTCGCTGGCAGAGAAATCCAAACAGGCTGAAAATGAGACCCCAAAGTCAGGGAAAGGAGACCAGTTTGTCCCCGATGAGGCTGACTCCACCAAGAACAGAAGGCTGTCAGATGACTATGATTCCACCAAAATTGGTAGGGACTACAAGTACCAAG ATGACCCCGAGAGTTTCCGCCAGCTTGATGGGACTCCTCTGACAGCAGAGGACATTGTCCAGAAGATTGCCAACAAAATCTACGAGGAGGACGACAGAGGGGTGTTTGACAGGATTGTTTCAAAACTCTTGAAACTTGGACTG ATCACAGATAGCCAAGCAGATACACTCGAGTATGAAGTGGCCGAAGCCCTCCAGGACCTTATCACTAAAAACGCAAAGGACAATGAGATTGAAGAGCCAGACCTGAGTATGGACTATCCCATCTCCAGGGGAGATGACGTGGATGGGACACCTGAGGACAACATG GAGGAGACTGACAGGCTGCCCAGCCGGCGCtatgaggaggacgaggagccAGAGAATGTGGACCAGGAGACGGATGAGGCAGCGGACACTGCTTGGGATGCTGCCAGCGAGGGCAATGACAGGAATGAGCTGAGCCCTGTGGACAGTCTGCAGGACCTGCAGTACTTCCCCAACTTCTACCGGCTCCTCAAGAGCCTCGACTCAG AGCAAGATGCCCAGGAGAGGGAGACGCTGATCACCATTATGAAGACCCTGATTGACTTCGTAAAGATGATGGTCAAATATGGTACCATCACCCCAGAGGAAGGAGTCTCTTATCTGG AGAATCTGGATGCCATGATTGCCTTGCAGACAAAGAACAAGCTGGGCAAGACTCTGGGGATCCCTGTTCTGACACCACCTACAG GCAAGCTTACCGACGAGGATGACAACACTAAGGCAGAGGCAGCTAAGATGCAGAAGGAGTATGAGTTGCTGAAGGACTCCACCAAAGAAATGCAGGCTGCAACAGAGACCA GCCACCCGAGGAAATCAGAGACTTATTTGGAAGCAATCAGGAAGAATATCGAGTGGCTAAAGAAGCATAACAAAGACGCCAACAAAGAGG ACTATGACTTATCCAAGCTGAGGGACTTCATGGACCAGCAGGTGGATACCTACATTGATAAGGGCAttctggagaaggaggagggagaggtgatCAAGCGGATCTATGGCAGCATGTAG
- the scg3 gene encoding secretogranin-3 isoform X2 — translation MASKSLWILVLIQFFALTVHQLSAFPTPASADDKTVHNRQLTDERPVQEQIAEADSIKKSDTTAPETKLAEELSDTASNSDDFALLKSLAEKSKQAENETPKSGKGDQFVPDEADSTKNRRLSDDYDSTKIDDPESFRQLDGTPLTAEDIVQKIANKIYEEDDRGVFDRIVSKLLKLGLITDSQADTLEYEVAEALQDLITKNAKDNEIEEPDLSMDYPISRGDDVDGTPEDNMEETDRLPSRRYEEDEEPENVDQETDEAADTAWDAASEGNDRNELSPVDSLQDLQYFPNFYRLLKSLDSEQDAQERETLITIMKTLIDFVKMMVKYGTITPEEGVSYLENLDAMIALQTKNKLGKTLGIPVLTPPTGKLTDEDDNTKAEAAKMQKEYELLKDSTKEMQAATETSHPRKSETYLEAIRKNIEWLKKHNKDANKEDYDLSKLRDFMDQQVDTYIDKGILEKEEGEVIKRIYGSM, via the exons ATAAAACTGTCCACAACAGACAGTTGACTGATGAGAGACCTGTTCaagaacag ATTGCTGAAGCTGACAGTATTAAAAAGTCAGACACAACCG CTCCAGAAACAAAGCTAGCTGAGGAGTTGAGCGACACGGCGAGCAACTCTGATGACTTCGCTCTCTTGAAGTCGCTGGCAGAGAAATCCAAACAGGCTGAAAATGAGACCCCAAAGTCAGGGAAAGGAGACCAGTTTGTCCCCGATGAGGCTGACTCCACCAAGAACAGAAGGCTGTCAGATGACTATGATTCCACCAAAATTG ATGACCCCGAGAGTTTCCGCCAGCTTGATGGGACTCCTCTGACAGCAGAGGACATTGTCCAGAAGATTGCCAACAAAATCTACGAGGAGGACGACAGAGGGGTGTTTGACAGGATTGTTTCAAAACTCTTGAAACTTGGACTG ATCACAGATAGCCAAGCAGATACACTCGAGTATGAAGTGGCCGAAGCCCTCCAGGACCTTATCACTAAAAACGCAAAGGACAATGAGATTGAAGAGCCAGACCTGAGTATGGACTATCCCATCTCCAGGGGAGATGACGTGGATGGGACACCTGAGGACAACATG GAGGAGACTGACAGGCTGCCCAGCCGGCGCtatgaggaggacgaggagccAGAGAATGTGGACCAGGAGACGGATGAGGCAGCGGACACTGCTTGGGATGCTGCCAGCGAGGGCAATGACAGGAATGAGCTGAGCCCTGTGGACAGTCTGCAGGACCTGCAGTACTTCCCCAACTTCTACCGGCTCCTCAAGAGCCTCGACTCAG AGCAAGATGCCCAGGAGAGGGAGACGCTGATCACCATTATGAAGACCCTGATTGACTTCGTAAAGATGATGGTCAAATATGGTACCATCACCCCAGAGGAAGGAGTCTCTTATCTGG AGAATCTGGATGCCATGATTGCCTTGCAGACAAAGAACAAGCTGGGCAAGACTCTGGGGATCCCTGTTCTGACACCACCTACAG GCAAGCTTACCGACGAGGATGACAACACTAAGGCAGAGGCAGCTAAGATGCAGAAGGAGTATGAGTTGCTGAAGGACTCCACCAAAGAAATGCAGGCTGCAACAGAGACCA GCCACCCGAGGAAATCAGAGACTTATTTGGAAGCAATCAGGAAGAATATCGAGTGGCTAAAGAAGCATAACAAAGACGCCAACAAAGAGG ACTATGACTTATCCAAGCTGAGGGACTTCATGGACCAGCAGGTGGATACCTACATTGATAAGGGCAttctggagaaggaggagggagaggtgatCAAGCGGATCTATGGCAGCATGTAG
- the scg3 gene encoding secretogranin-3 isoform X3, whose protein sequence is MASKSLWILVLIQFFALTVHQLSAFPTPASADDKTVHNRQLTDERPVQEQIAEADSIKKSDTTAPETKLAEELSDTASNSDDFALLKSLAEKSKQAENETPKSGKGDQFVPDEADSTKNRRLSDDYDSTKIGRDYKYQDDPESFRQLDGTPLTAEDIVQKIANKIYEEDDRGVFDRIVSKLLKLGLITDSQADTLEYEVAEALQDLITKNAKDNEIEEPDLSMDYPISRGDDVDGTPEDNMEETDRLPSRRYEEDEEPENVDQETDEAADTAWDAASEGNDRNELSPVDSLQDLQYFPNFYRLLKSLDSEQDAQERETLITIMKTLIDFVKMMVKYGTITPEEGVSYLENLDAMIALQTKNKLGKTLGIPVLTPPTGHPRKSETYLEAIRKNIEWLKKHNKDANKEDYDLSKLRDFMDQQVDTYIDKGILEKEEGEVIKRIYGSM, encoded by the exons ATAAAACTGTCCACAACAGACAGTTGACTGATGAGAGACCTGTTCaagaacag ATTGCTGAAGCTGACAGTATTAAAAAGTCAGACACAACCG CTCCAGAAACAAAGCTAGCTGAGGAGTTGAGCGACACGGCGAGCAACTCTGATGACTTCGCTCTCTTGAAGTCGCTGGCAGAGAAATCCAAACAGGCTGAAAATGAGACCCCAAAGTCAGGGAAAGGAGACCAGTTTGTCCCCGATGAGGCTGACTCCACCAAGAACAGAAGGCTGTCAGATGACTATGATTCCACCAAAATTGGTAGGGACTACAAGTACCAAG ATGACCCCGAGAGTTTCCGCCAGCTTGATGGGACTCCTCTGACAGCAGAGGACATTGTCCAGAAGATTGCCAACAAAATCTACGAGGAGGACGACAGAGGGGTGTTTGACAGGATTGTTTCAAAACTCTTGAAACTTGGACTG ATCACAGATAGCCAAGCAGATACACTCGAGTATGAAGTGGCCGAAGCCCTCCAGGACCTTATCACTAAAAACGCAAAGGACAATGAGATTGAAGAGCCAGACCTGAGTATGGACTATCCCATCTCCAGGGGAGATGACGTGGATGGGACACCTGAGGACAACATG GAGGAGACTGACAGGCTGCCCAGCCGGCGCtatgaggaggacgaggagccAGAGAATGTGGACCAGGAGACGGATGAGGCAGCGGACACTGCTTGGGATGCTGCCAGCGAGGGCAATGACAGGAATGAGCTGAGCCCTGTGGACAGTCTGCAGGACCTGCAGTACTTCCCCAACTTCTACCGGCTCCTCAAGAGCCTCGACTCAG AGCAAGATGCCCAGGAGAGGGAGACGCTGATCACCATTATGAAGACCCTGATTGACTTCGTAAAGATGATGGTCAAATATGGTACCATCACCCCAGAGGAAGGAGTCTCTTATCTGG AGAATCTGGATGCCATGATTGCCTTGCAGACAAAGAACAAGCTGGGCAAGACTCTGGGGATCCCTGTTCTGACACCACCTACAG GCCACCCGAGGAAATCAGAGACTTATTTGGAAGCAATCAGGAAGAATATCGAGTGGCTAAAGAAGCATAACAAAGACGCCAACAAAGAGG ACTATGACTTATCCAAGCTGAGGGACTTCATGGACCAGCAGGTGGATACCTACATTGATAAGGGCAttctggagaaggaggagggagaggtgatCAAGCGGATCTATGGCAGCATGTAG